One Halovivax ruber XH-70 genomic region harbors:
- a CDS encoding ZIP family metal transporter — MTEVLVQAVSYTMLAVVAALVGGVIAIYRQPSAQMESNVQHFAAGVVFAAVAAELLPDVHTRAPSVVVIGFAIGVVTMLGVPRLGTYVERRGIGGKIAGAASLLVTVGIDMVIDGVLIGVAFLTEPATGVLIAVALAIEVLFLGVTGVIALPEEMGTFRKLAVPGSFGVLLLLGVLVGVFALSGVSGTPIALVLAFGSAALLYLVTEELLVKAQKVPETPTSTTLFFVGFLLIFLLDMAH, encoded by the coding sequence ATGACCGAAGTACTGGTCCAGGCGGTTTCGTACACGATGCTGGCGGTCGTCGCCGCACTCGTCGGTGGCGTGATCGCGATCTACCGGCAGCCGTCGGCGCAGATGGAGAGCAACGTTCAGCACTTCGCGGCCGGCGTCGTGTTCGCCGCCGTCGCCGCCGAACTCCTGCCTGACGTCCACACTCGCGCCCCGAGCGTGGTCGTTATCGGCTTCGCGATCGGCGTCGTGACGATGCTCGGCGTCCCCCGTCTCGGAACGTACGTCGAGAGGCGAGGTATCGGCGGGAAGATCGCGGGCGCGGCCAGCCTGCTCGTCACCGTCGGCATCGACATGGTGATCGACGGCGTGCTTATCGGGGTGGCGTTCCTGACGGAACCGGCCACCGGCGTCCTCATCGCGGTCGCACTCGCCATCGAGGTCCTGTTCCTCGGCGTCACCGGCGTCATCGCGTTGCCCGAGGAGATGGGGACCTTCAGGAAGCTCGCCGTGCCAGGAAGTTTCGGCGTGTTGTTGCTCCTCGGCGTGCTCGTCGGCGTGTTCGCACTCAGCGGCGTGTCGGGAACGCCGATCGCACTCGTGCTCGCGTTCGGGTCTGCCGCCCTCCTCTATCTGGTGACGGAGGAACTCCTCGTGAAGGCCCAGAAGGTGCCAGAAACGCCGACATCGACGACGCTGTTTTTCGTCGGGTTTCTCCTCATCTTCCTCCTCGATATGGCTCACTGA
- a CDS encoding cation-transporting P-type ATPase: MTGDAVDARSVRRRAGLTTVEVERRRERDGPNVLPPQPRPPAAPRRRRLRSHPGRIPLRRPDRQTDSTQLAGRGRREG, from the coding sequence ATGACCGGAGACGCCGTCGACGCACGATCGGTCCGTCGCCGAGCGGGACTCACGACTGTCGAGGTCGAACGACGACGTGAACGCGACGGGCCGAACGTCCTCCCGCCACAGCCCCGGCCGCCTGCTGCTCCCCGCCGTCGGCGTCTACGTTCTCACCCTGGACGCATTCCCCTTCGTCGACCTGATCGCCAAACTGACAGCACTCAACTAGCTGGACGAGGGAGGAGAGAAGGATGA
- a CDS encoding DUF2267 domain-containing protein, translating into MNFNEFTGEVQHRLELPGTGETVRAIRATLYPLGQRIPAENAADLAASLPMEIKWYLTGAVDEHGQRFDWAEFLDRASEIEGRDKATVAYHTRVIIDLVREQVPGSDFEQLRNQLPESEDTQNWRKLFEVVDAGGWSDAQEAQTGGGPQPERQ; encoded by the coding sequence ATGAACTTCAACGAGTTCACAGGTGAGGTACAGCACCGACTCGAACTCCCGGGAACCGGAGAAACCGTGCGAGCGATCCGGGCGACGCTGTACCCGCTCGGTCAGCGTATTCCCGCCGAGAACGCAGCCGATCTGGCGGCGTCGCTCCCGATGGAGATCAAGTGGTACCTGACCGGTGCCGTCGACGAACACGGCCAGCGATTCGACTGGGCGGAGTTTCTGGACCGGGCCAGCGAGATCGAGGGACGCGACAAGGCCACCGTCGCCTACCACACCCGGGTGATCATCGATCTGGTCCGCGAGCAGGTGCCCGGGTCGGACTTCGAACAGCTTCGAAACCAGCTTCCCGAGAGCGAGGACACGCAGAACTGGCGAAAGCTGTTCGAGGTCGTCGACGCCGGCGGATGGAGCGACGCACAGGAGGCTCAGACGGGCGGCGGGCCACAGCCGGAGCGGCAGTGA
- a CDS encoding CBS domain-containing protein, which yields MDIEDIVSTEYVEFDPKTPVSKLAGAFADSEVTGVVVHGDEFDGVVTRRQLARSHVQPGQTIGSLVWHVPRLTPDEDVRHVAQLMIDSDSQLLPVFDGQHLAGVVTADDILRAVQPFLDAATVAEAHTADLVTLDPDSTLGDALSLFREEHITHLPVVEDDAAVGVLSLYDVTDLTVRAEVQSQGGDAGGVDPFGGELADSTGRTHGGFGAREGESDRMLDLPVRDVMASPVRTIHPDETLEVAVDEMFDVGGSSLVVTTDGSPHGIVTTTDVLDSLTWEAEGNRAVQVYGTDLIDDTTYEDIVQMVDGFDDRDHGMSILDAKVHLHEHDERRRGVPLLLARIRLHTDRGLYIASGEGYGATQALNEVRDVLERQIRDRKTRGRSKKPPDEAFWEKRFGWLLEE from the coding sequence ATGGACATCGAAGATATCGTTTCGACCGAGTATGTCGAGTTCGACCCCAAGACACCCGTCTCGAAGCTCGCCGGGGCGTTCGCGGACTCCGAGGTCACCGGGGTCGTCGTGCACGGCGACGAGTTCGACGGCGTCGTCACCAGGCGCCAACTCGCTCGCTCGCACGTACAGCCCGGACAGACGATCGGATCGCTCGTCTGGCACGTCCCGCGACTCACACCGGACGAGGACGTCCGCCACGTGGCGCAGTTGATGATCGACAGCGACTCGCAGTTGCTCCCCGTGTTCGACGGTCAGCACCTGGCCGGCGTCGTCACCGCCGACGACATCCTGCGGGCGGTCCAGCCGTTTCTCGACGCGGCGACGGTCGCGGAGGCGCACACGGCGGACCTCGTGACGCTCGACCCGGACTCGACGCTGGGCGACGCGCTCTCCCTGTTTCGCGAGGAGCACATCACACACCTTCCAGTGGTCGAGGACGACGCCGCTGTCGGCGTGTTGAGCCTCTACGACGTGACCGACCTGACGGTCAGGGCCGAAGTACAGAGCCAGGGTGGCGACGCTGGTGGTGTCGACCCGTTCGGCGGCGAACTCGCGGACAGCACCGGTCGGACCCACGGTGGATTCGGCGCCCGTGAGGGAGAGAGCGATCGGATGCTCGATTTGCCCGTCCGAGACGTGATGGCGTCGCCGGTCCGGACGATTCACCCCGACGAGACGCTCGAGGTTGCCGTCGACGAGATGTTCGACGTCGGCGGCTCGTCGCTCGTCGTCACGACCGACGGGTCGCCTCACGGCATCGTCACGACGACGGACGTGCTCGACTCGTTGACGTGGGAAGCCGAGGGCAATCGGGCGGTCCAGGTCTACGGGACGGATCTGATCGACGACACGACTTACGAGGACATCGTTCAGATGGTCGATGGGTTCGACGATCGAGACCACGGCATGTCGATCCTGGACGCGAAGGTCCACCTGCACGAACACGACGAGCGCCGTCGCGGCGTGCCGCTCTTGCTCGCGCGGATCAGGCTGCACACCGACCGCGGACTCTACATCGCCTCCGGTGAGGGCTACGGGGCGACGCAGGCGCTGAACGAGGTGCGGGACGTCCTCGAACGACAGATCCGCGATCGGAAGACCCGCGGCCGATCGAAGAAGCCGCCGGACGAGGCGTTCTGGGAGAAGCGCTTCGGCTGGTTGCTAGAGGAGTGA
- a CDS encoding DUF7557 family protein → MPHTITISDDLRERLDEHTETDETYEEFIAELVSIYETEGTFLQEGYSE, encoded by the coding sequence ATGCCCCACACGATAACGATCAGCGACGACCTCAGAGAACGACTCGACGAGCACACCGAGACGGACGAGACCTACGAGGAGTTCATCGCCGAGCTGGTGTCGATCTACGAGACGGAAGGAACCTTTCTTCAGGAGGGATACTCGGAGTGA